The following coding sequences are from one Aliarcobacter skirrowii CCUG 10374 window:
- the metE gene encoding 5-methyltetrahydropteroyltriglutamate--homocysteine S-methyltransferase → MSKNYVIGFPRIGEKRELKKVLEDYWAKKVDFSEVKYVAENLRKRHWTYQKEAKIDFIASNDFSLYDNMLDSSILLGAIPKRFQHLKDEELYFAMARGNQDCVAMEMTKWFNTNYHYIVPEISKDTTFKLNSKKVIEEYKEALELGINTKINLIGAITYLGLSKSVDNSDAFTHISSVVKVYKELLEEISKLNSEVVVQFDEPLFVKDLEPKVLSLLKPVYDELSSVSKNIKIVVTTYFEHSNEATKILVNTPIWALGLDFIHGVKNLESLEFIKNSNKVLIAGVIDGRNIWKSNFEDKLNLLNRISNVVSKDNIIVGTSCSLLHVPFTLSYEDNLDKEIKSWLAFANEKLKELNLVSKQFFGSKLSLEDIANIEKNRQDNIQRKVSTKIHNQKIQEEIKNLKKFEREDKFEDRIKAQREFFKYDALTTTTIGSFPQTPEIRENRKNYKANLISKEEYETQIKKYIDDCVAFQEEIGLDVLVHGEPERNDMVEYFGQLLEGFAFTSNAWVQSYGSRCVKPPVIFGDVSRPNAMTVLWIKYAQSKTKKVMKGMLTGPVTILNWSFVRDDIPRNEVTKQIALCINKEVDDLQNAGIKMIQVDEAAFKEGYPLRAENIKAYENWAVENFRLSVSSAKANTQIHTHMCYSEFNDIIKTIEAMDADVISIETARSGNRLLKIFKDVNYKQEIGPGIYDIHSPRVPSVQEMVNQIKALIEVLPKEQLWINPDCGLKTRKWPEVKESLKNMVEAVKIVKNS, encoded by the coding sequence ATGTCAAAAAATTATGTAATAGGTTTCCCAAGAATTGGAGAAAAAAGAGAACTAAAAAAGGTTTTAGAAGATTATTGGGCAAAAAAAGTTGATTTTAGTGAAGTTAAATATGTAGCAGAAAATTTGAGAAAAAGACACTGGACTTATCAAAAAGAGGCAAAAATAGATTTTATAGCTTCAAATGATTTTTCACTATATGATAATATGTTAGATAGTTCTATTTTATTAGGAGCAATTCCAAAAAGATTTCAACACCTAAAAGATGAAGAGTTATATTTTGCAATGGCAAGAGGAAATCAAGATTGTGTAGCAATGGAGATGACAAAGTGGTTTAATACAAACTATCACTACATTGTTCCAGAAATTTCTAAAGATACAACATTTAAACTAAACTCTAAAAAAGTTATAGAGGAGTATAAAGAGGCACTTGAGCTTGGAATTAATACAAAAATAAATTTAATTGGTGCAATTACTTATTTAGGATTATCAAAAAGTGTCGATAATAGTGATGCTTTTACACATATTTCTAGTGTTGTAAAAGTTTATAAAGAGCTTCTAGAAGAGATTTCAAAATTAAACAGTGAAGTTGTTGTTCAATTTGATGAACCTTTGTTTGTAAAAGATTTAGAACCAAAAGTTCTATCACTTTTAAAACCAGTTTATGATGAGCTCTCATCTGTTTCAAAAAATATAAAAATCGTTGTAACTACTTACTTTGAACACTCAAATGAAGCTACAAAAATTTTAGTAAACACTCCTATTTGGGCCTTAGGACTAGATTTTATTCATGGAGTTAAAAATTTAGAGAGTTTAGAATTTATTAAAAATTCAAATAAAGTTTTAATTGCTGGAGTTATTGATGGTAGAAACATTTGGAAGAGTAATTTTGAAGATAAATTAAATCTTTTAAACAGAATCTCAAATGTAGTTTCAAAAGATAATATTATAGTTGGAACTTCTTGTTCACTTTTACATGTACCTTTTACATTAAGTTATGAAGATAATTTAGATAAAGAGATTAAATCGTGGTTAGCATTTGCAAATGAAAAATTAAAAGAGTTAAACCTTGTTTCAAAACAGTTTTTTGGCTCAAAACTATCACTTGAAGATATTGCAAATATTGAGAAAAATCGACAAGATAATATTCAAAGAAAAGTATCTACTAAAATTCATAATCAAAAGATTCAAGAAGAGATTAAAAATCTAAAAAAATTTGAAAGAGAAGATAAGTTTGAAGATAGAATAAAAGCTCAAAGAGAGTTTTTTAAATATGATGCATTAACAACTACAACTATTGGATCATTTCCTCAAACTCCAGAAATTAGAGAGAATAGAAAGAATTATAAAGCAAATTTAATTTCAAAAGAAGAGTATGAAACTCAAATAAAAAAATATATTGATGATTGTGTAGCATTTCAAGAAGAAATCGGACTTGATGTTTTAGTTCACGGAGAGCCTGAAAGAAATGATATGGTTGAATATTTTGGACAATTATTGGAAGGTTTTGCATTCACTTCTAATGCTTGGGTTCAATCATATGGAAGTAGATGTGTAAAACCACCTGTTATTTTTGGAGATGTTTCAAGACCAAATGCTATGACAGTTCTTTGGATTAAATATGCTCAAAGTAAAACAAAAAAAGTTATGAAAGGTATGTTAACAGGGCCTGTTACAATTTTAAATTGGTCATTTGTAAGAGATGATATTCCAAGAAATGAAGTAACAAAACAAATTGCACTTTGTATTAATAAAGAAGTAGATGATTTACAAAATGCTGGAATTAAAATGATTCAAGTTGATGAAGCTGCATTTAAAGAGGGTTATCCTTTAAGAGCTGAAAATATAAAAGCTTATGAAAATTGGGCAGTTGAAAACTTCCGTTTAAGTGTAAGTAGCGCAAAAGCTAATACTCAAATTCACACACATATGTGTTATAGTGAATTTAATGATATTATAAAAACTATTGAAGCTATGGATGCTGATGTTATCTCTATTGAAACAGCACGTAGTGGAAATAGACTTTTAAAAATCTTTAAAGATGTAAACTATAAACAAGAAATAGGACCTGGAATTTATGATATTCATAGTCCTAGAGTTCCAAGTGTGCAAGAGATGGTAAATCAAATTAAAGCATTAATTGAAGTTTTACCAAAAGAGCAGTTATGGATAAATCCAGATTGTGGATTAAAAACTCGAAAATGGCCAGAAGTTAAAGAGAGTCTTAAAAATATGGTTGAAGCTGTAAAAATTGTAAAAAATAGCTAA
- the ilvA gene encoding threonine ammonia-lyase yields the protein MITLNDIKDAKKRLENTISKTPLMKAPILSKEKNAQIYLKEDNLQITGSFKLRGAFNKVAMLDSAKREAGVVAASAGNHAQGLAFAAQYFGCVATIFMPEATPLTKVIGVKSYGANVVLTGENFDEAYASAIKFAKDNNKEFVHPFADDEVIAGQGTIALEILESIENIDQIIVPIGGGGLISGIAIAAKSINPNIKITGVVASGAKGMKESFEARMPIDSSSVRTIADGIAVRDVTPKLLDIILEYVDEIIEVSDNETANAILFLLEKHKLMVEGAGAVSVAAIMHDKVDIAGKKVCAVVSGGNIDVTMLSLIIEKGLIKSHRKMNLIVTLMDKPGALMKLTELFTKCSANIVQIDFDRNSLKLEFGEAHVTIALETKGKEHQEQISEKLKQEGFRFKQI from the coding sequence ATGATTACACTAAACGATATAAAAGATGCCAAAAAAAGGCTAGAAAATACAATATCAAAAACACCACTTATGAAAGCTCCAATTTTAAGCAAAGAAAAAAATGCTCAAATATATTTAAAAGAGGATAACCTTCAAATTACTGGAAGCTTTAAATTAAGAGGTGCATTTAACAAAGTTGCAATGCTTGATAGTGCAAAAAGAGAAGCTGGTGTTGTAGCTGCAAGTGCTGGAAATCATGCTCAAGGATTAGCTTTTGCAGCTCAATATTTTGGTTGTGTTGCAACTATTTTTATGCCAGAAGCAACACCTCTTACAAAAGTGATAGGAGTTAAATCTTATGGAGCAAATGTTGTTTTAACAGGTGAGAATTTTGATGAGGCATACGCAAGTGCTATAAAATTTGCAAAAGATAATAACAAAGAGTTTGTTCATCCATTTGCTGATGATGAAGTCATTGCTGGTCAAGGAACTATTGCCTTAGAGATTTTAGAATCAATAGAAAATATTGATCAAATTATTGTACCAATTGGTGGTGGTGGATTGATTTCTGGTATTGCAATTGCAGCAAAAAGTATAAATCCAAATATAAAAATAACAGGAGTTGTTGCAAGCGGTGCAAAAGGAATGAAAGAGTCTTTTGAAGCTAGAATGCCAATTGATTCAAGTAGTGTTAGAACAATTGCTGATGGAATTGCCGTAAGAGATGTAACTCCAAAACTTCTTGATATTATATTGGAATATGTTGATGAGATAATTGAAGTTAGTGATAATGAGACTGCAAATGCAATTTTATTTTTACTTGAAAAACATAAATTGATGGTTGAAGGTGCAGGAGCTGTTAGTGTTGCAGCAATTATGCATGATAAAGTTGATATAGCTGGAAAAAAAGTTTGTGCAGTTGTTAGTGGTGGAAATATTGATGTTACAATGCTTTCACTAATCATTGAAAAAGGTTTAATAAAATCTCATAGAAAAATGAATCTAATCGTTACACTTATGGACAAACCAGGTGCTTTAATGAAACTAACAGAACTATTTACAAAATGTTCTGCAAATATAGTTCAAATTGATTTTGATAGAAACTCTTTAAAATTAGAGTTTGGTGAAGCACATGTAACAATTGCCTTAGAGACAAAAGGAAAAGAGCATCAAGAGCAAATAAGTGAAAAATTGAAACAAGAGGGATTTAGATTTAAACAAATTTAG